The proteins below come from a single Candidatus Bathyarchaeota archaeon genomic window:
- a CDS encoding flavodoxin domain-containing protein, with product MKTLIIYGTRYGATTDTAEKIAKDLQAEGFEVKLADVKKEKIKDISPFDLIIVGSGMQITKWVGEVEDFIKKFKDELSQKKLAIFVSSGKATLEREGKTEEIEKLYKQNLQDKVDKYNLHPISAAMFGGIMNFNKMNIFFRKTMSGQKKVLEDAGFKEEPAGVFDMRNMEEIHAWAKDLAQKARQ from the coding sequence ATGAAAACACTTATCATTTACGGCACACGTTACGGCGCAACCACCGACACTGCAGAAAAAATCGCAAAAGACCTGCAAGCAGAAGGTTTTGAAGTTAAACTGGCTGATGTGAAGAAGGAAAAAATCAAGGATATTTCCCCATTTGACCTTATCATAGTAGGTAGCGGCATGCAGATAACTAAGTGGGTGGGTGAAGTTGAGGATTTCATCAAAAAATTCAAAGACGAATTGTCACAAAAGAAGCTTGCAATTTTTGTTTCCTCGGGAAAAGCCACACTTGAGCGGGAGGGCAAAACAGAAGAAATAGAAAAACTCTACAAGCAAAACCTGCAAGACAAAGTAGACAAATACAACCTACATCCAATATCTGCAGCGATGTTTGGCGGCATCATGAATTTCAATAAAATGAACATTTTCTTCCGCAAAACCATGAGTGGGCAGAAAAAAGTTCTGGAGGACGCAGGCTTTAAAGAGGAACCTGCAGGTGTTTTTGACATGCGCAATATGGAAGAAATTCATGCATGGGCTAAAGACCTCGCTCAAAAAGCACGTCAATGA
- the glgP gene encoding alpha-glucan family phosphorylase, protein MDNNVFLRCPVCGIQIDVENVAARIETICESFGGKTYCFCSENCRHHFLEDPRVAYFSMEIGISSKMHTYSGGLGVLAGDIVKSSADLRLGMIAITLVSRKGYFKQKITEQGEQQEFPDEWNPKETLTLMSDTVTVSIEGRQVKIQAWLYEYQSVTGGMVPILFLDTDMEGNAPQDRRITDTLYGGDKRYRLKQEVVLGIGGVKMLKHLPFKIRKYHMNEGHSSLLTLELLKANNLDAEKVKNMCVFTTHSPVEAAFDQFSYGLAREVIGKEYMITDVTRYAGTENLNMAYLALNLSKYVNGVSLAHVEYSRKLFPGRYIRAVTNGVHSYTWTCLHFRELFDKYIPAWTNEPILLAKASEIPNRPVWDAHMKAKTDLFGYVEKANGVKLDPQALTIGFARRATGYKRATLIFSDMHRLAEINRNEKIQMIFAGKAHPNDTEGKHLIKQINDYARILKNQINIVFLENYNMEIAAKLTSGVDVWLNTPLPPMEASGTSGMKAAHNGVINFSVLDGWWMEGCIEGVTGWAIGPHPREIIPDTERREVELRDLYNKLEYLIVPTYYTRRDNWIALMKNSIAKIAYYFQTQWVMRRYITEAYLI, encoded by the coding sequence TTGGATAACAATGTGTTTTTAAGATGCCCTGTCTGCGGAATACAAATCGATGTAGAAAATGTTGCAGCACGAATTGAAACCATTTGTGAAAGCTTTGGCGGAAAAACCTACTGTTTTTGCAGTGAAAATTGTAGGCACCATTTCCTAGAAGACCCCCGTGTCGCCTATTTTTCCATGGAAATTGGCATAAGCAGTAAAATGCACACTTACAGTGGCGGTCTTGGTGTTTTAGCAGGCGACATTGTAAAATCCAGTGCGGATTTGCGTTTAGGTATGATTGCTATCACGCTGGTTAGTCGTAAGGGATACTTTAAGCAGAAAATAACTGAGCAGGGCGAACAACAAGAATTTCCTGATGAATGGAACCCCAAAGAAACACTAACACTTATGTCTGACACAGTGACCGTTAGCATTGAAGGCAGACAAGTTAAAATTCAAGCATGGCTCTACGAGTACCAAAGCGTAACTGGCGGAATGGTGCCAATTCTGTTTTTGGACACTGACATGGAGGGTAATGCACCTCAGGACAGAAGAATCACTGACACCCTGTATGGCGGCGATAAGCGCTATCGGTTAAAACAGGAGGTTGTTTTGGGTATCGGCGGAGTTAAAATGCTCAAGCATTTGCCGTTTAAAATCCGAAAGTATCACATGAACGAGGGGCACTCAAGTCTGCTAACGTTGGAGTTGCTTAAGGCGAATAATTTAGATGCTGAAAAGGTCAAGAACATGTGTGTCTTCACAACGCACAGTCCTGTAGAGGCTGCTTTTGACCAGTTCAGCTACGGTTTAGCTCGTGAAGTTATCGGTAAAGAATACATGATAACCGACGTTACAAGGTATGCAGGAACAGAAAACCTCAACATGGCATACTTAGCCCTAAACCTAAGCAAGTACGTTAACGGTGTCTCACTGGCACACGTGGAGTATTCAAGAAAACTTTTCCCAGGTCGCTACATCCGCGCAGTCACCAATGGGGTTCACAGTTATACATGGACATGCTTGCACTTCCGCGAACTCTTTGACAAGTACATTCCTGCGTGGACCAACGAGCCGATTCTACTTGCCAAAGCTAGCGAAATCCCCAACCGACCCGTCTGGGATGCGCACATGAAAGCGAAAACAGACCTGTTTGGTTACGTGGAAAAAGCCAACGGCGTAAAATTGGATCCACAGGCGTTAACAATTGGGTTTGCACGTCGCGCAACAGGTTACAAACGGGCAACACTGATTTTTTCAGACATGCACAGGCTCGCAGAGATTAATCGTAACGAAAAAATTCAGATGATTTTTGCTGGAAAAGCCCACCCAAACGACACTGAAGGAAAGCACCTAATAAAACAAATCAACGATTACGCACGCATACTCAAAAACCAAATCAACATTGTTTTCCTTGAAAATTATAACATGGAAATCGCTGCCAAACTCACCTCAGGCGTTGACGTTTGGTTAAACACGCCTCTGCCGCCTATGGAAGCCTCTGGAACCAGCGGAATGAAAGCCGCTCACAACGGAGTTATCAACTTTAGTGTGCTGGATGGCTGGTGGATGGAGGGCTGCATTGAAGGCGTCACAGGCTGGGCGATTGGTCCGCATCCAAGAGAAATCATACCTGACACAGAACGCCGAGAAGTTGAACTTCGAGACCTATATAATAAACTCGAATACCTGATTGTGCCAACATACTAT